A genomic segment from Chitinophaga flava encodes:
- a CDS encoding nuclear transport factor 2 family protein, protein MTSAGTTVEQFITALNQEDMTTAGALLAPDFKFVGVLGTRDGAAVYMEDMGRMKIKYNIHKLFEDGNDVCVICDYIMGGVTVFGTSWYQLTDGRISSLRAVFDPRPLL, encoded by the coding sequence ATGACATCAGCAGGAACAACCGTAGAACAATTTATTACAGCCCTGAATCAGGAAGATATGACAACAGCCGGTGCTTTACTGGCCCCGGATTTTAAATTTGTGGGTGTGCTGGGTACCCGCGACGGCGCAGCTGTTTATATGGAAGACATGGGCCGGATGAAAATTAAGTATAATATTCACAAATTATTTGAAGACGGAAATGATGTTTGTGTGATCTGCGACTATATCATGGGCGGAGTTACCGTGTTTGGCACTAGCTGGTACCAGTTGACCGATGGCAGAATCAGCTCACTCAGGGCTGTTTTTGATCCCCGGCCGTTGTTATAA
- a CDS encoding helix-turn-helix domain-containing protein: MLMQPYIPSAPLQPFIQAYKIIESQDERVNRVLPETTPAIAFRYKGQINYLSDQQASPVPAAVISGLRSSVRLINYQENTAAIIVQFKPAGAAAFFKTPLHELFEHSISLDNFISRQQTAIIEEQLAEAKTTHEKITIIETLLLSLLQGYKQDNLILNVLQQIQTTQGDLPIKTLAASNYLSQDAFEKRFRKTIGTSPKQYASIIRLKSLITRKQPSQSLTDLALDAGYFDQAHFNKSFKRFTGLTPSHFFQSPLFW, from the coding sequence ATGCTCATGCAGCCTTACATACCCTCCGCACCACTGCAACCTTTCATTCAGGCTTACAAAATCATTGAAAGCCAGGATGAACGGGTTAACCGGGTATTGCCTGAAACTACGCCGGCTATCGCCTTCCGTTATAAAGGCCAGATCAATTACCTCAGCGATCAGCAGGCCAGTCCAGTGCCGGCAGCCGTCATCTCAGGATTGAGGTCTTCTGTGCGGCTGATCAACTACCAGGAAAATACCGCAGCTATTATTGTGCAGTTTAAGCCTGCCGGTGCAGCTGCTTTCTTTAAAACACCACTACATGAACTGTTTGAACACAGCATTTCATTGGATAATTTCATCAGCCGCCAGCAGACAGCTATCATAGAAGAACAGCTGGCCGAAGCCAAAACTACCCACGAGAAAATAACGATTATTGAAACACTGTTACTTTCTTTACTGCAAGGCTACAAACAGGACAATCTGATATTAAACGTCCTTCAGCAAATACAAACAACACAGGGAGATCTCCCTATAAAAACCCTGGCTGCATCCAACTACCTAAGCCAGGACGCTTTCGAAAAACGTTTCAGAAAAACCATCGGCACTTCGCCCAAACAATACGCCTCCATCATCCGGTTAAAATCTCTCATCACCCGCAAACAACCCTCTCAAAGCCTTACTGATCTGGCCCTGGATGCCGGTTATTTCGATCAGGCCCATTTCAACAAAAGCTTCAAACGTTTCACCGGCCTCACACCCTCTCATTTCTTCCAGTCACCGCTGTTCTGGTAA
- a CDS encoding RagB/SusD family nutrient uptake outer membrane protein, whose translation MKRIFYLLLTGATIITTPGCKKFLDIKPKGYTIPEFYEDYQKLLSNASLIRATAAYPSYITDDVLAGEDNDVTKSAAFAGYSVFKKSLYTFKNGQTFEPSDSDPFWEPAYNHIYTYNTVINNILNVPDGTAQDKKRLRAEAQVARAFEYLSLVNVYAEHYDVATAATALGVPLVLSEDINLSYERKSVAEVYAQIKKDLDEALPNLPDNVPNNFKPMKSVGYAFLSRMNLYMGDYRAALANANEALKLNSFLLDYKIYTNKKGTTWGRVCKISDGTAFPDGKQNQESVWIRYGSSSSSHLFNEVYASSDLINAYKKDLPAGATDKRFALFFCHGESNLGGGTVSFPGRELWAPYVEFNLGFSTPELYLIAAECEARVGDPARAIQLMNTLRDSRIENNQPLVANTSDDALRLVLEERRREMPFMGSTRLIDLKRLNKDPRFAKTITHTQGAQTFTLPANDKRYILPVPPKVLAVNPNIPQYER comes from the coding sequence ATGAAAAGGATATTTTACCTGTTATTGACAGGAGCTACCATTATAACTACGCCAGGATGTAAAAAGTTTCTGGATATTAAACCTAAAGGCTATACGATTCCGGAGTTTTATGAGGACTATCAGAAGCTGTTGAGCAACGCTTCCCTGATAAGGGCTACCGCTGCTTATCCCAGCTATATCACAGATGATGTTTTAGCCGGAGAGGATAATGATGTAACAAAATCAGCGGCATTCGCAGGATATTCAGTTTTCAAGAAAAGCCTCTATACCTTTAAAAACGGTCAGACCTTTGAACCGAGCGACTCAGATCCATTTTGGGAACCAGCTTATAATCACATCTATACTTACAATACTGTGATTAATAATATACTGAATGTTCCGGATGGTACTGCACAGGATAAAAAGCGGCTGCGTGCGGAAGCACAGGTGGCCCGCGCTTTTGAATACCTGTCACTGGTAAACGTTTATGCTGAGCATTATGATGTTGCAACAGCCGCTACAGCCTTAGGTGTGCCCCTGGTACTGTCAGAGGATATTAACCTGTCTTATGAACGTAAGAGCGTGGCAGAAGTATATGCACAAATCAAAAAAGATCTGGACGAAGCATTACCTAACCTGCCTGATAATGTTCCCAATAATTTTAAGCCGATGAAGAGCGTAGGGTATGCTTTTCTGAGCCGTATGAACCTTTATATGGGAGATTACAGGGCTGCGCTGGCCAATGCCAATGAAGCACTGAAGCTGAACAGCTTCCTGTTGGATTATAAGATCTATACCAACAAAAAAGGCACCACCTGGGGACGTGTCTGCAAAATCAGTGATGGTACTGCATTTCCGGATGGCAAGCAAAACCAGGAAAGTGTCTGGATCCGTTACGGTAGTTCCAGTTCCAGCCATCTCTTCAACGAAGTATATGCAAGTAGTGATTTAATTAATGCTTATAAAAAGGATCTCCCTGCCGGCGCTACAGATAAACGTTTTGCACTTTTCTTCTGTCATGGTGAATCCAATCTGGGTGGAGGAACGGTATCCTTTCCCGGCAGAGAATTATGGGCGCCTTATGTTGAGTTCAACCTGGGATTCAGCACACCGGAGTTATACCTGATCGCTGCAGAGTGTGAGGCAAGGGTTGGTGACCCGGCAAGAGCTATCCAGCTGATGAATACACTGCGTGACAGCCGTATTGAGAATAATCAGCCACTGGTTGCCAATACCAGCGATGATGCATTAAGACTTGTACTGGAAGAACGCAGAAGGGAAATGCCTTTTATGGGAAGTACCCGCCTGATTGATCTCAAACGTTTGAACAAAGATCCGCGCTTCGCTAAAACCATTACCCATACACAGGGTGCACAGACCTTTACTTTGCCGGCGAATGATAAACGATATATTCTGCCGGTTCCTCCTAAGGTACTCGCGGTAAATCCCAACATTCCGCAATACGAACGATAA
- a CDS encoding thioredoxin family protein — protein sequence MKRILYAFLMLAALQSNAQEEIAFNNASWQATLDQATKENKLVFLDCYTSWCGPCKWMEKNVFNVPEVYQYYNQHFINTKQDMEKGEGVDLRKQYNVQSFPTYLFINGKGEVVHRTGSRMSVEEFLEEARMAGDPERNMSSLSARYNAGERGIPFLINYYLAVHKSDRRAASKIGEEISEKFPENELNSSLGWKAIKNIAESGKDRLGKYYLANQAQFASYANQAERDALADRLISSMLYPMIYAGDAKGFYAGLDHFKKSPQPERQRQAVMLEAEFFFQENKLNEYIKLTDKAMKGVLKNDGEKLSFLARRLNGKRDADAKTSAFLPQAYKLAKRAVEVNPEEYSIQSTFGWVCLSMKKKEEGLVAARKARALADAETSKIQKLAQALVDDLEKL from the coding sequence ATGAAGAGAATTCTTTACGCTTTCCTGATGCTGGCAGCACTCCAAAGCAATGCCCAGGAAGAGATAGCGTTTAACAACGCTTCCTGGCAGGCTACGCTGGACCAGGCCACCAAAGAAAATAAACTGGTATTCCTCGACTGTTACACCTCCTGGTGCGGCCCCTGCAAATGGATGGAGAAAAATGTGTTCAACGTGCCGGAAGTATATCAGTATTACAACCAGCATTTCATCAACACCAAGCAGGATATGGAAAAGGGAGAAGGTGTTGATTTAAGAAAACAGTATAATGTTCAGTCTTTTCCTACCTATCTTTTTATCAATGGTAAAGGTGAAGTAGTACATCGTACCGGTTCCCGCATGTCTGTAGAGGAGTTCCTGGAAGAAGCCCGTATGGCGGGTGATCCGGAGCGTAATATGTCATCTTTGTCTGCCCGCTATAATGCCGGAGAAAGAGGCATTCCCTTCCTGATTAATTATTACCTGGCGGTGCATAAATCGGACCGTCGTGCTGCAAGCAAGATCGGTGAAGAAATCAGTGAGAAATTCCCGGAGAATGAGCTGAATTCTTCACTGGGTTGGAAGGCCATCAAAAACATCGCCGAATCCGGTAAAGACAGATTAGGCAAATACTATCTGGCCAACCAGGCCCAGTTTGCTTCTTACGCCAATCAGGCGGAAAGGGATGCTCTTGCTGACCGTCTTATCTCCAGTATGCTGTATCCGATGATCTATGCCGGAGATGCAAAAGGTTTCTACGCCGGTCTGGACCACTTCAAAAAATCCCCGCAGCCTGAAAGGCAGCGCCAGGCCGTGATGCTGGAAGCAGAATTCTTTTTCCAGGAAAACAAACTCAATGAATATATAAAACTCACCGACAAGGCGATGAAAGGTGTTTTAAAGAATGATGGTGAAAAACTGAGTTTTCTGGCCCGTCGCCTGAATGGCAAACGGGATGCTGATGCTAAAACATCCGCTTTCCTGCCACAGGCTTATAAACTGGCTAAACGCGCTGTGGAAGTAAATCCTGAAGAATACAGCATTCAAAGCACTTTTGGATGGGTATGCCTTTCTATGAAGAAAAAAGAAGAAGGTCTGGTAGCAGCCCGCAAGGCCAGAGCACTGGCAGATGCAGAGACCTCCAAAATACAGAAACTGGCGCAGGCGCTGGTTGATGACCTGGAAAAATTGTAA
- a CDS encoding FecR family protein, with protein MDKNTFQELVNRYLDGSATTAEKALVDRYCEHLETSGDTGLEPEQEAYLQSAMYARILKGIQTPRKRNFRWAYAAAASVLVLVTVGAFFYTRHSTPPARMAQASVYHNDLQPGSNKATLTLANGTTIVLDEKTTDTLALQGNSRIAKPGGGQLVYEAAAGTQPVVYNTLSTPAGGQFRLILSDGSKVWLNASSTITFPTAFTGKDRSVELKGEAFLEINKDAQKPFKVKVRDMEVTVLGTQFNINAYNDETSISTTLLEGAVSVNRGERVCMLKPGQQAQLLTNGEFSLLNNVDTDGITAWKNGEFSFNDADITTVMRQVARWYGAEVIYEGKINHHFMGTIPRDVPVSRLLKMLELTGRVSFTVDGNKIFVRP; from the coding sequence ATGGATAAAAATACCTTTCAAGAACTCGTCAACCGATATCTGGACGGCTCTGCCACTACCGCAGAGAAAGCACTGGTAGACCGCTACTGTGAACACCTGGAGACTTCCGGTGATACCGGGCTGGAACCGGAGCAGGAAGCGTATCTGCAAAGTGCGATGTATGCCCGTATCCTGAAAGGGATACAAACACCCCGGAAACGGAATTTCCGCTGGGCCTATGCCGCAGCGGCATCTGTACTGGTACTGGTGACAGTAGGCGCTTTCTTCTATACACGGCATAGTACACCGCCTGCCCGGATGGCACAGGCTTCTGTTTATCATAACGATCTGCAACCCGGTAGTAACAAAGCCACCCTTACATTAGCCAACGGCACTACCATCGTGCTGGATGAAAAAACGACCGACACACTGGCCCTTCAGGGCAATAGCAGAATTGCAAAACCTGGTGGCGGCCAGCTGGTCTATGAAGCAGCTGCCGGCACGCAACCTGTTGTATATAATACTTTGTCTACCCCGGCTGGGGGGCAGTTCAGGCTGATACTGTCGGACGGCAGCAAAGTATGGCTCAATGCCTCCTCCACCATCACCTTCCCTACTGCCTTTACCGGCAAAGACCGCAGCGTGGAGCTGAAAGGAGAAGCCTTCCTGGAAATTAATAAAGACGCCCAAAAACCTTTTAAGGTAAAGGTGCGGGATATGGAAGTAACAGTCCTGGGGACTCAGTTTAATATCAATGCCTATAATGATGAAACCAGCATCAGCACTACGCTGCTGGAAGGCGCCGTCAGCGTGAACCGTGGCGAACGCGTCTGTATGCTGAAACCCGGGCAACAGGCCCAATTGCTGACCAACGGGGAGTTTTCCCTGTTAAACAATGTGGATACCGATGGTATCACCGCCTGGAAAAATGGAGAATTCTCTTTCAACGATGCAGATATAACTACCGTCATGCGCCAGGTAGCCCGCTGGTATGGGGCTGAAGTGATCTATGAGGGAAAAATCAACCACCACTTCATGGGGACTATCCCCCGTGATGTGCCCGTTTCCAGATTGCTGAAAATGCTGGAGCTGACAGGCAGGGTATCGTTTACTGTAGATGGAAACAAAATTTTCGTAAGACCTTAA
- a CDS encoding Crp/Fnr family transcriptional regulator, translating to MKNLLAYIHSLTTFSEQHWEHLQPALTVEYYGKGDYLLKAGQICDALFFISRGYCRAYYDKDGVDINTDFFFEDEIATNINSYGRREPSAFAIQACEDTEVVRFDREQLLAAAARDSQIETLGRLCLQRIAAKQEKHAALFKLMSAQERYAYLEEHYPEMLQRVSLSQLSSFLGIARETLSRIRARRSS from the coding sequence ATGAAAAACCTGTTAGCCTATATCCATTCCCTGACCACATTTTCGGAGCAGCATTGGGAGCACCTGCAGCCTGCACTGACAGTAGAGTATTACGGGAAAGGTGATTATCTGTTGAAGGCGGGGCAGATATGTGATGCCCTCTTTTTTATCAGCCGTGGTTATTGCAGGGCTTATTATGACAAGGATGGTGTGGATATCAATACCGACTTCTTTTTTGAAGATGAGATTGCTACCAATATCAACAGCTATGGCCGGCGGGAGCCCTCAGCTTTTGCGATTCAGGCCTGTGAAGATACGGAGGTGGTGCGTTTTGACCGGGAGCAGCTGCTGGCGGCCGCTGCCAGGGATTCACAGATTGAAACCCTGGGTCGGCTGTGTTTGCAACGTATAGCCGCCAAACAGGAAAAACATGCTGCTCTCTTCAAACTGATGTCGGCGCAGGAGCGCTATGCCTACCTGGAAGAACACTATCCGGAGATGTTACAACGGGTGTCACTGAGCCAGCTGTCTTCTTTCCTGGGCATAGCCCGGGAAACGTTGAGCCGTATCCGTGCCCGGCGTTCGTCCTGA
- a CDS encoding RNA polymerase sigma-70 factor, which translates to MSNCSTYTDDQLWQQITQDDQEAFTAVYNRYWKVLYLRAQHMLTDSDLAQDIVQEVFISLWHRRKEVEVLHLKAYLFQAVRFQELKALRNLKSDINFYERLALISKDLLIHEPLAFKELDTVLQRVLASFPEDQRMIFGMSREEGLTYREIAGKMEISVKTVEKKMSQALRALRKGMDSAFPLVLSMMALLENSQN; encoded by the coding sequence ATGTCAAACTGCAGTACATACACGGATGATCAGCTCTGGCAACAGATCACACAGGATGATCAGGAAGCCTTCACGGCGGTGTATAACCGTTACTGGAAAGTGCTGTACCTGCGTGCTCAGCATATGCTGACTGACAGCGACCTCGCACAGGACATTGTACAGGAGGTGTTCATCTCTCTCTGGCATCGCCGTAAGGAAGTGGAGGTATTGCATCTGAAGGCTTACCTTTTTCAGGCGGTGCGCTTCCAGGAACTGAAAGCCCTGCGTAATCTCAAGTCAGACATTAACTTCTACGAGCGGCTGGCTCTTATTTCCAAAGACCTGCTCATTCATGAACCGCTGGCATTTAAAGAGCTGGATACCGTATTGCAGCGGGTGCTGGCCTCCTTCCCGGAAGATCAGCGGATGATCTTTGGCATGAGCCGTGAGGAAGGACTTACCTACCGTGAGATAGCCGGTAAAATGGAGATCTCTGTGAAAACAGTGGAAAAGAAGATGTCGCAGGCATTGCGGGCCCTCCGCAAAGGTATGGACAGCGCTTTCCCACTGGTATTGAGTATGATGGCATTATTGGAGAATAGCCAGAATTAA
- a CDS encoding SusC/RagA family TonB-linked outer membrane protein, whose translation MRLTVMLLLAAFMQVSAGSYAQTVTLSLKRAPLTKVFKEMQQQTGYSFLYSKEDLQRTENISLELKNIQLSAALKECFKNQPLTFTIVDKVVIIKRENPAPSAIEEATIVAFVPITGTVTDNSGTPLPGASIVIKGTSHSAVSDVNGTFNIDAKPGDVLMVRYVGFNTREVVVGKNGNIQIALEQLSSRLAAVSVVSTGYQTISKERATGAFAAISANDLNGKLQTNIIDRLEGMAAGLTSNRGVVNIRGVSTLKGEQRPLYVLDGVPFEGDIEAINPSDIATISVLKDATAASIYGARAANGVIVMTTKPGKAGPIRVTYNNSIKFTPLPDQGYRNLMSSAELVNFQQEMFNYRSGDYASIDPRKAMNDVYRLLYERKAGKITEEQLQTALDVFRNRDRYDQMKDELLRKAAVTHQHNLGFSGGSEKYSYNLSVNYTGTAPYEKNQQTRRLGYNLRNTFNFTKWMRVDVGILGSNTKLDYDNGFAGERYLLDKERKASYYMLRDENGQPAQWYQSKSQYEIDRLNKLGLQDETYRPLDEIKRQHYTRTSKYLNMNIGANFKLMQGLSLDVRYQSERTDTMDQQLYRKDAAAVKTMINDATLIQNGKVLNYIPIGGQFREIRGETNSYTFRMQLNYNKLINSDHEIQALAGAERRGIRSASTNMYKYGYDEYSLNYKPIDEWALSQPVYGTEALFGQFRLDRKEKEKEMGFIDRENRYAFFYGNASYTFKRRLTASGSIRIDQSNLFGTDPKYQYKPMWSAGLLYVITEDFKWLDRLAVRTTYGINGNIPKEAGPYMITRDDGSNNWTNESQAYISSPPNSGLRWEKTRVTNLAVDFSVFKGKLTGSVDFYNKNTSDLLGNRTADPTVGWSSYLVNYGSMFNRGVDVTLTSTNINTRDFRWNTTLNFNYNKNQLTRLDVSRNTLFDYLSGVQDRVGKPMGSLYSIRYAGLDDKGKPMAYTKDGKVVKSTDLLTIDDLVYEGTTVPPYSASLQNTVHYKGFDLFVMFIYYGGHVMRDVTSPYLTKYPELNYTSNMDRLALNYWKKPGDEANPDIAPGYSFSAPYNVTQIWDAADKNMSKASYIKLRDVTLSYNLPGRLLKKYYIQNMRWSFQVQNLWSWSANKQHLDPEAWSGFNINATRGFKVPTTYTIGVNVNF comes from the coding sequence ATGAGATTAACTGTCATGTTATTGTTGGCTGCTTTTATGCAGGTGAGCGCAGGATCCTACGCCCAAACAGTGACGCTTTCTTTAAAGAGAGCACCTCTGACAAAGGTTTTCAAGGAAATGCAACAGCAAACAGGATACTCTTTCCTGTATTCAAAAGAAGACCTTCAACGAACAGAAAACATCAGTCTGGAGTTAAAAAACATCCAGCTGTCTGCTGCGCTGAAGGAGTGTTTTAAGAACCAACCGCTCACTTTTACGATCGTAGATAAAGTAGTAATTATCAAACGGGAAAATCCAGCTCCTTCCGCCATTGAAGAAGCAACTATTGTAGCTTTCGTGCCTATCACCGGTACGGTTACAGATAACTCCGGAACGCCGCTGCCAGGTGCTTCCATCGTGATTAAAGGTACCAGCCACTCCGCTGTTTCGGATGTGAACGGGACATTTAATATCGATGCTAAACCAGGTGATGTACTGATGGTCCGGTATGTAGGTTTCAATACCCGTGAGGTAGTGGTAGGAAAAAATGGTAACATACAGATAGCGCTGGAACAGCTTTCCAGCCGTCTGGCGGCTGTGTCGGTGGTGAGTACCGGTTATCAGACTATTTCCAAAGAGCGCGCCACCGGGGCCTTTGCTGCTATCTCTGCAAATGATCTCAACGGTAAACTGCAAACAAATATCATTGACCGTCTTGAAGGTATGGCTGCAGGCCTGACTTCCAACAGAGGGGTTGTAAATATTCGCGGTGTATCTACTTTAAAAGGTGAACAAAGACCTTTGTATGTACTAGACGGAGTGCCTTTTGAAGGAGATATTGAAGCGATTAACCCTTCTGATATAGCCACGATTTCTGTGTTAAAGGACGCTACGGCGGCTTCTATCTATGGTGCCCGTGCAGCCAATGGAGTTATTGTGATGACTACGAAACCCGGAAAAGCTGGCCCTATAAGGGTTACTTATAATAATTCCATCAAGTTCACTCCCCTGCCCGACCAGGGTTATCGTAACCTGATGTCCAGCGCTGAACTGGTGAATTTCCAGCAGGAGATGTTTAACTACCGTTCTGGTGACTATGCATCGATTGATCCCCGTAAGGCCATGAATGATGTGTATAGATTATTGTACGAACGTAAGGCTGGAAAAATTACAGAAGAACAATTGCAGACTGCACTGGATGTGTTTCGAAACAGAGACCGGTACGACCAGATGAAGGATGAATTGCTTCGCAAAGCGGCTGTTACCCATCAACATAATCTTGGATTCTCCGGCGGCAGTGAAAAATACAGCTACAACCTCTCTGTAAATTATACCGGTACTGCTCCATACGAGAAAAACCAGCAAACACGGCGCCTGGGATATAACCTGCGTAATACTTTCAATTTCACCAAATGGATGCGTGTGGATGTAGGGATATTGGGTAGTAACACCAAGCTGGACTATGACAATGGATTTGCAGGTGAACGTTATCTGCTGGACAAAGAAAGAAAAGCTTCCTACTATATGCTCCGGGATGAAAACGGACAACCAGCTCAATGGTACCAGTCAAAGTCTCAGTATGAAATTGACCGGCTGAACAAACTGGGTCTGCAGGATGAAACCTATCGTCCGCTGGATGAAATCAAAAGGCAGCATTATACCCGTACCAGCAAGTATCTCAATATGAACATCGGTGCTAACTTCAAACTGATGCAGGGCCTTTCCCTGGATGTACGTTATCAGTCTGAACGCACAGATACGATGGACCAGCAGCTGTATCGCAAAGATGCGGCAGCGGTGAAAACCATGATTAACGATGCTACACTTATTCAAAACGGAAAGGTGTTGAATTACATTCCTATCGGTGGTCAGTTCAGGGAGATAAGAGGTGAAACGAATTCCTATACGTTCCGTATGCAGTTGAACTATAACAAACTGATTAATTCGGATCATGAAATCCAGGCGCTGGCAGGTGCGGAAAGACGTGGAATCAGGAGTGCCAGCACCAATATGTATAAATATGGGTATGATGAATACAGCCTGAACTATAAGCCAATTGACGAATGGGCACTCAGCCAGCCCGTTTATGGCACAGAGGCTTTATTCGGTCAGTTCAGACTGGATAGGAAAGAAAAGGAAAAAGAGATGGGTTTCATTGATAGAGAAAACAGATATGCTTTCTTCTACGGAAATGCATCTTATACCTTTAAACGCAGATTAACTGCTTCCGGTAGTATCAGGATAGACCAGTCCAACCTCTTTGGTACCGATCCGAAATATCAATACAAACCTATGTGGTCAGCCGGTTTGCTGTATGTCATCACAGAAGATTTCAAATGGTTAGATCGTTTGGCGGTACGCACTACCTATGGTATCAACGGTAACATCCCGAAAGAAGCCGGTCCTTATATGATCACCAGGGATGACGGCTCCAACAACTGGACGAATGAATCACAGGCTTATATATCCAGCCCGCCAAACTCCGGACTGCGCTGGGAAAAAACAAGAGTGACCAACCTGGCTGTCGACTTCAGCGTGTTTAAAGGTAAGTTGACAGGGTCTGTTGACTTCTATAATAAAAATACTTCCGACCTGTTGGGCAATCGCACAGCAGATCCTACGGTAGGCTGGTCTTCCTACCTGGTCAACTATGGCTCTATGTTTAACCGCGGTGTGGATGTGACATTGACCAGCACCAATATCAATACCAGGGATTTTCGCTGGAATACCACTTTGAATTTCAACTACAACAAAAACCAGCTGACCCGTCTGGACGTATCCCGTAATACGCTGTTCGATTACCTGAGTGGAGTACAGGACCGTGTCGGCAAGCCAATGGGTTCTTTGTATTCCATTCGTTATGCCGGCCTGGACGACAAAGGAAAGCCAATGGCTTATACCAAAGATGGTAAGGTGGTAAAATCAACAGATTTACTTACAATTGATGATCTGGTGTATGAAGGTACCACCGTGCCTCCTTATTCAGCATCTCTGCAGAATACGGTGCATTATAAAGGATTTGACCTCTTCGTGATGTTTATTTACTACGGTGGTCATGTAATGCGTGATGTGACCTCTCCATATCTTACAAAATATCCGGAATTAAACTACACTTCCAATATGGACAGGCTGGCACTCAACTACTGGAAAAAACCAGGAGATGAGGCAAATCCGGATATCGCACCCGGTTATAGTTTCAGCGCACCTTACAACGTCACCCAGATATGGGATGCTGCAGACAAAAACATGAGCAAGGCATCCTATATAAAACTGCGGGATGTAACCCTCAGCTATAATTTGCCCGGCCGCTTACTGAAGAAATATTATATCCAGAACATGCGCTGGAGCTTCCAGGTACAGAATCTGTGGAGTTGGTCTGCCAACAAACAGCATCTGGACCCCGAAGCATGGAGCGGTTTTAACATAAATGCAACAAGAGGATTTAAGGTACCCACCACTTATACAATTGGTGTAAATGTTAATTTCTAA
- a CDS encoding ester cyclase, with the protein MIKQLLGGLLLIATTAFSQQKVSDMETIQQQNKAAIIHFYEDILNQRKFAQLDGLISLEYANSQGGSGIQGFIQSAQTVLQSFPDAQWSLSLVMAEGDKVFVKQTMQGTHQNTFQHIAPTHKAVTSEGTAIYTFKNGKIISHEVQTDRLGFLQQLGAIPADITSTNKRNQVYFIDKFIVPSAAISEFTQKMNYNRTFIQKLEGFMGDKVFQHQEPNGQYSVITVATWKNQECLDNAKTQVQAEYKRIGFNPAGFYQQLHIQMERGIYQGND; encoded by the coding sequence ATGATCAAACAATTACTGGGTGGTCTGTTGCTTATAGCAACTACTGCCTTCTCACAGCAAAAAGTATCAGATATGGAAACAATACAGCAACAAAACAAAGCCGCCATCATCCACTTTTATGAAGATATCCTCAACCAGCGAAAATTCGCCCAGCTGGATGGCCTCATCTCCCTGGAGTATGCCAATAGCCAGGGAGGAAGCGGTATACAGGGATTTATACAGTCGGCACAAACAGTCCTTCAGTCATTTCCCGATGCCCAATGGAGCTTGTCATTGGTAATGGCAGAAGGTGATAAAGTCTTCGTAAAACAAACCATGCAAGGCACTCATCAAAACACTTTTCAGCACATCGCACCTACACACAAAGCCGTTACCAGCGAAGGAACCGCCATCTATACTTTCAAAAACGGAAAAATTATAAGTCACGAAGTTCAGACAGACCGGCTGGGCTTTCTACAACAATTAGGCGCCATCCCCGCAGATATTACGTCAACGAATAAACGTAATCAGGTGTACTTCATCGATAAATTCATTGTACCGTCAGCGGCTATCAGTGAATTCACTCAAAAAATGAACTACAACAGAACCTTTATTCAAAAACTGGAAGGTTTTATGGGAGATAAGGTATTTCAGCACCAGGAACCAAACGGACAGTACTCCGTTATTACCGTTGCCACCTGGAAAAATCAGGAATGTCTGGACAATGCCAAAACACAGGTGCAGGCTGAATACAAGCGGATTGGTTTTAATCCTGCCGGATTTTACCAGCAGTTGCATATTCAGATGGAAAGAGGTATTTATCAGGGAAACGATTAA